TAGAGTCCTTGGGCTGAATACGTGGCTGACATCGGCACGCCTCAAACACGGGATTGggtttattgacaatttcaatattttttggaactATAAAGACCGCTTTCGACCTGATGAagttcatccaaacatcatgggatgccggctgcttggtgccaacaTACGTCACACTTTAGGGAATGCCATAtccaaacaagataagcatgaaggaaagtactcataggcagagtatccaccccccctctcctgaccctctaactaaaatcacccaacacttccagaagttgtccttgtcccaaacgCGGGCACAACAACTCCCATCCGCCCCTCCaacacactcaccctctccacctccatcaaACCCACCCTCTCCACTTCTACCacactccccctcccccccctccaccacactcactcacactcaccaatcagggagctagttctaaccaaagagagcagagctcatctttccctgtgtcccactcctcccccaCAATTAAAATGATTGCTTAGACAACTGCCACATCGTCAACAACCTTGTCTTTTATATCCACAGAACACAGAATATACTTGGAGATGTGCTTCGGGTCCCggctattgtgaaaatagcaatgccaactgttttgagtacaagctaggacccagtatctctattccagtgttgattagaaataaaAGGAATAGTGTGCATGCAACTTATAAAGTAAacctgtctaatctgttaactgtaacacgtcaacctactagtccaggaacccctattatatctattaagctggctttacttaatatcagatctctcaccaacaaatcattcttggtaaatgacattataatatcctatatcctagattttatgtttctcaatGAAATGTTGCAGAAGATTGTAGACCAAATTTTCTTAATGAGACAGCACTGGAAAATTTGGCTATATGAATACGTGTTGAAATGGctggaaaggaggaggagtggttgccctattcaaagatacgttccagtgcaaagaaaaaacacttggtaattttatttcttttgaatacatcggttttacattgaagggtacccccaaaatttagtttttaaccatttacacacctccacgatattctgcaaattTTATTGAGGATTTTactgaactactctctgttgATTATACAGTTGATTATTACTTGTtcattattacaggggattttaacttccacatagataatagtactGATAATAacgctaaatacatttttgcactaATTGACACTTTtctctcactcaacatgtgaaaaggcgtacacacactcaaggccacattctagatctggttatctaGATATTTCCTCtatcatggttaaagacttggccctgtctgatcatttctgtgtctttttttaatcatttatcaccccaaatgttccagtaaactgtTTCTTAactctgttaagaaaaggtacattaatgagagtaccaatgcacagtttatggaagccatagttACAGTgaagagaacaagtatttaaaaaactgCCCATTTTGCAGATTATCccccttacaaagcatttagaagtctgtcatttttatcataggtacacttcaactgtgagtgacggaatctaaaacaaaaatccagaaaatcacactgtatgattttttagtaattaatttgcattttattgcatgacaaaagtatttgataaatcagaaaaacagaacttaatatgtgggacagaaacctttgtttgcaattacagagatcatatgtttcctgtagttcttgaccaggttagcacacactgcagcagggattttggcccactcctccatacagaccttctccagatccttcaggtttctgatgtatcaaatacttctgtcatgcaatacaatgcaaattaattacttaaaaatcatacaatgtgattttctgaatttttttttaagattccgtcactcacagttgaagagtacctataatagtaaattacagacttctacatgcttcgtaagtaggaaaatcggcagtgtatcaaatacttgttctccccactgtactgaagcagagcatgatcctgtccctttggagactgggccccagggcagtattccaacatgataacgaccccaaacacacctccaagaccactgccttgctaaagaagctaagggtaaaggtgatggactggccaaacatgtctccagacctaagccctattgagcatctgtggggcatcctcaaacagagcagtacactcactgctttacattgtagctatGTGTCAttccttcagtgttgtcacatgaaaggaTATTAtcaaatgtgaggggtttactcacttttgtgagatactgcatATGTAAATAACCATAAAATCCAATAGCACAATCAAACAACAGCgtaaatgtcatgttttgtaaCAATTATTGTGGCCCTTTTGTTTAACCAATTGCCTGATCACATTAGGGGTGGGTAGATGTGGTTGTTCTTGTTTTTAATTGAGCCATTGGACTTGTCTCAACAATGGTCCTATTGACCAAGACATTGCAGTATAGTCCTTGGGGtattgctccttggggtttcaggctgggtgttttgaataagcactttgtgacaactgctgatgcaaaaagggcttcataaatacatttgattgactgaaataaattggATTAATGATTCCTTGTCACATGTAGATCTGGACTTTGCTATGAATTCTGGATATtgacaaacaaatgtaatgaaatagaGTTCCTACCTGACATCCTGACATGGGATATTGTATAGTGATACAGATATAAGGTAGTACCTGTTATTAGAGAAAACACTGACAGGAAAAAACACAGCTTGTTCCCCCGTTTTAGGAATATTCAAGTCTTCAATGTGATTAGACTGATTGAGCCTTACTTAATTGCTTAGTATTGTAAATggtcagtttttattttatccaGAGAATATGGATGTTAAAAATGAGGAATAGATTTGAAATCATGTAGTTCAGTCAATAACAATGTTGTATATCTATAGTTATGAGTTTAGCTTATTAGAAATAAGAGAATGGTAGGGACTGCTTTTCTATATGCTTGATTGCTAGGATAAAGGTCCACAGAGTAAAACATGCCAGCTTATCACTTTGAGAGCTAGACAGTGTAGGGAAATAAACTTGAATAAGTATAACATATATAAAGTTTAacacaagtgaaaatgtattatgattATACACTGATCAAAAATATGAATGCACCATTTAACGTTGGTCCAATGTTTCATTAGCTGAATTAAAAGACCCCAGAAattgcacatacagtacacataaaatGCTTACATCCCTGTTAATTAAAATTGTTCTTCTCCAAGATAATCTATTCACCTGACAGGCGTGGGATGTCAAGAAAACattgcattcatatttttgtttggtttaaaTGCTGCTggatactgtacattatatatacaatAGAACAATAGTCTAATATAACAAGGAAATGTTTAGGCAAAAGGCTGAATCTTAACCAAGAACAACAAATTGGTCCGTTTTTCTACTTGAGGTTCAACAAAAAGATTCATGTTGATATACACATGCATCAACACAAACTGCTTAACTTAAGGCCACAACTTTACAGTTGAACATCTGTTTAACTCTTTTCCGAATCTGAGTGAGTGTCATCCCATATATGATGGGGTTCAACAGAGGAGGCACCACTAGGAACTCCACAGACATTATATTCCTCAGGGCCAGCAGGCTGGTGTTGCTGCCATAGCGAGCGTACATCACATCAAATACGATGGATATGGTGAAGTTAGTCATGGTGATTAAATGAGGCAGACATGTCTGCAAGAACTTCCTTCTTTCCACCCGAGAACGCAATGATGCTTTGACAATATTCACGTAGGAAAACAAGATTAGTATTATTTGAGAAACATgagaaaatgtcagaataaaGCCATATGAATTAATCAGAGTAGTGTCTATGCATGAGAGCTTAACAACTGCCCAGTTTGAGCAGTAGAGTTTATCAATGTCAGTGCCACAGAGTGGTAACATAGCTGTTAGTGCCACTCCAACACCACTCTCTAGCCATGTTAAAAGCCATGTTAGAAAAATCAGTGTCTTCACTTTTTGAATAGTCATGATAGTGTGGTAGAGTAAAGGCTTACAGATGGCAACATATCTGTCATATGCCATCACGGTCAAGTTGGTGAATTCACAGAAAGCATAGGAGTAGATGCCAAATACCTGTGTCATACACCCAATATATGTTATCACATGAGAGTCAAATAAAAGGTCATAAAGTAACCTTGGGTAGAACGTTGAGGCACCATAGATACCATTAATACACAGATTACAGATGAATAAATACATGGGGTCATGCAACATTTTCTCCAGAGAAATGGTAAAGATCAGAGTCAGATTCACAAAAATGGTGAAGAGGTATAGaatgaaagtaaatgaaaagtagatgtatttgtttttctgtgtcatGTTCAGTCCATGCAGCACAAACACTATCTCCTGAGAGGAGTTAAACTTCATTACCAACCTGCACAGCTGTAATTTACAGAACAATCGCTGCCAGCTAGACTGTATCACAAAATAACACTTCTTCAAACCGTGTCATTGGTATTCAGATATTAACTATTATTTGGATTTCAGGAAAACCCAGAACCAACCAACTTCAGCACCCACCCACAGTACAACAATAATTCTGGCTGTCAATcatttttacatacagtacatcactttcattaaaaacaattatcaaAAATCACTGAACTCAAAATTAGTGAGAAGAAAATAGTGAATTAAATTAGAtgattaattaaaacaaaaagtacATTTGAAGTAATGTACGTAAGGTCCATTTAAAGACAATGTTTGATAATTATTTGCTTTTGAGGAATGAATTAGTTCTTTTGTTGATagtctctgtcagtcagtcacttatTTCTGAGCAGTCCAGATCTTACCTGGGTATGACATTACTTCTATCTCTCTTTTATAAGGTGGTATCTGAGATTCTGAACCACTAAAGTGTCATGTGAGATGTAGGGAGTGTCTGGTGAAAGCCCTCAGACACACATTGTTTACTAGAGAAGAGTCATTCCAAGCTTAGGAGCAGAatatcaaaaaaaaaagtacattaatGGTATACTACTAAGACTAGTTAAGCAAGTTGTTCATGAAAGACAACATAGGTTTAACTATATTCTAGCTCagttgctaactagctaaggattatttattgatttgagAAGTGTGAAAAGCTTGTTAGGAGCAATGATGGTTCACAATCAAGTGTAACAATTATGTCAATATTTCTTCTATGTTTATCTAGAGCAGTGGAATCTTGCCATATTTAAGAAACCAAAGTGGAGCCCCATAGACAAAATAAATTCCCACTGATTGTAACCTGTTTCTGTGCACTAACTGTAGTAGTCTGACAATAAATTAGgttaatttctgtttttttattgacacgtgtggttaaaaaaaacaaggttctgtgttttcatgttgttCACATTTTAATACATGGTTTAATACATCTTTAAGAATATTTGCATTAAAATACTGTTAATATACACCCAAAATATGTTCACTGATATTGAATAACCCATATGTAGCCAAGCctattacaaccctgtttccaaaacagttgggacactgtgtaaaatgcaatcatgtgaaaatcatttaaaccctatatttggtagtggaaatcactgcatgggctcaggaacacttctgaaaaccatcccctgtgaatacagtacatcgccacatccacaaatgcaagtaaaaacttTGCATTTaacacagcatcacaactttttgggaaacagggttttaTTACATTCCCtcttaaaatgcataatttaaaatggatgaTTAATACTTTAATACTAAAGTTTCTAATGGTGAAAATATACAACGTTTCTAATATCTAAAAATATACAACCATggcctttttatttatttcaccatGGCCTGTTTAACTAAATAATCATAGTCAAATTGGAGTCAGAAGCAAAACCAGTTTAGAACATCCGCTCTAGTGCAATGCCACCAGCTGGCATGACTCCACTACTGTCAATCATGCAAATATGTCAATAAATATTTGACAAAACAGAGAAGCCTAAGGGAAGAACCAGCAATTCGTAGCCTCCTACCTCTAAATAAAACCTGTGTGGGGGGTAGATTGGGGCACAGTGATAAGGGTCTTTCAAATCGGTTGAGGTAAACAATTGGGACGGAATCATCTGTAGTAGTAAACACACTGTGAGCATTCTGAACATTAATGTATGCAGATCTTGGTTCAGAATATGTAGGCTATGTCCAGcataagatacagtggggagaacaagtatttgatacactgccaaatatgcaggttttcctacttacaaagcatgtagaggtctgtaatttttatcataggtactcttaaactgtgagagacggaatctaaaacaaaaatccagaaaatcacattgtatgatttttaaataattaatttgcattttattgcatgacataagtatttgatcacctaccaaccagtaagaattccggaatgggagaaggtcatgtggtctgatgagacaaaaatagagctttttggtgtaaactccactcgccgtgtttggaagaagaaggatgagtaccatcccaagaacaccatcccaaccatgaagcatggaggtggaaacatcattctttggggatgcttttctgcaaaggggacaggaccgactgcaccgtattgaggggaggatggatggggccatgtatcgcgagatcttggccaacaacctccttccctcagtaagagcattgaagatgggtcgtggccgggtcttccagcatgacaacgacccgaaacacacagccagggcaactaaggagtggctctgtaagaagcatctcaaggtcctggagtggcctagccagtctccagacctgaacccaatagaaaatct
The sequence above is a segment of the Esox lucius isolate fEsoLuc1 chromosome 1, fEsoLuc1.pri, whole genome shotgun sequence genome. Coding sequences within it:
- the LOC105010936 gene encoding olfactory receptor 8I2-like — its product is MLHDPMYLFICNLCINGIYGASTFYPRLLYDLLFDSHVITYIGCMTQVFGIYSYAFCEFTNLTVMAYDRYVAICKPLLYHTIMTIQKVKTLIFLTWLLTWLESGVGVALTAMLPLCGTDIDKLYCSNWAVVKLSCIDTTLINSYGFILTFSHVSQIILILFSYVNIVKASLRSRVERRKFLQTCLPHLITMTNFTISIVFDVMYARYGSNTSLLALRNIMSVEFLVVPPLLNPIIYGMTLTQIRKRLMINLLRPLGLGCYE